One Ricinus communis isolate WT05 ecotype wild-type chromosome 7, ASM1957865v1, whole genome shotgun sequence genomic region harbors:
- the LOC8266501 gene encoding heterogeneous nuclear ribonucleoprotein 1 — MDSDEGKLFIGGIAWDTTEDTLREHFNQYGDVSQAVIMRDKTTGRPRGFGFVVFSDPSILDRVLQDQHTIAGRTVEAKRALSREEQQASSRSGNTNAGRSSGGGGNFKTKKIFVGGLPSTLAEDGFREYFENYGHVTDVVIMFDQQTQRPRGFGFITFDAEDAVDRVLHKVFHELNGKLVEVKRALPKDANPGGGGRGGGYQGYGASGGNLSAVDGRMDGNRYMQTQTSAGGYPPYSGYGAPTYGYGAANTGAGYGGYSGYGLGGYGAGPTGAYGMPGALKNNWGSQVPSGYGASGYGANANYGAPAPWNASGGGNSPSAPMGQSPGGASGYGGYGYSNYGGSDGSYPGGYGAAGGRAGNGPSNGGGTGTGGGEQQGSGGGYGGGYGDANGNSGYGNEAWRSDPSQASGGYGGTQSRQAPQP; from the exons atgGATTCAGACGAGGGAAAGCTATTTATAGGAGGAATAGCATGGGACACAACAGAAGATACTTTAAGAGAACACTTCAATCAGTACGGAGATGTTTCTCAAGCTGTGATAATGCGTGACAAGACTACTGGTCGTCCTCGTGgttttggttttgttgttttctccgatCCTTCTATTCTCGATCGCGTTCTTCAAGATCAACATACTATTGCCGGCCGTACT GTAGAAGCTAAAAGGGCTTTATCAAGAGAAGAACAACAGGCCTCCTCTAGATCTGGTAATACTAATGCTGGTAGAAGCTCTGGTGGAGGTGGGAATTTTAAgactaagaaaatatttgtcGGTGGTTTGCCATCCACCTTGGCAGAGGATGGATTTCGtgaatattttgaaaattatggACATGTAACTGATGTGGTAATAATGTTTGACCAGCAAACTCAGAGGCCTCGTGGCTTTGGATTCATCACATTTGATGCTGAAGATGCAGTTGATAGAGTACTCCACAAGGTTTTCCACGAGCTGAATGGTAAACTTGTAGAGGTGAAACGAGCACTCCCAAAAGATGCAAATCCAGGTGGTGGGGGCCGTGGTGGAGGCTATCAAGGTTATGGTGCCTCTGGTGGCAATTTAAGTGCTGTTGATGGCAGAATGGATGGAAACCGATATATGCAGACTCAAACTTCTGCCGGCGGATATCCACCTTATTCTGGTTATGGTGCACCGACTTATGGTTATGGGGCAGCAAATACTGGAGCAGGTTACGGTGGTTACAGTGGTTATGGTCTTGGTGGTTATGGTGCTGGTCCAACAGGGGCGTATGGAATGCCTGGTGCCTTGAAAAATAATTGGGGCAGCCAAGTTCCTTCCGGTTATGGTGCTTCGGGGTATGGTGCAAATGCTAATTATGGGGCTCCAGCTCCATGGAATGCATCTGGTGGTGGCAATTCTCCTTCAGCTCCTATGGGTCAATCTCCTGGTGGAGCCTCAGGCTATGGGGGCTATGGTTATAGCAATTACGGTGGAAGCGATGGTTCTTATCCTGGTGGATATGGAGCTGCTGGAGGGCGTGCCGGAAATGGCCCAAGTAATGGTGGCGGCACAGGAACTGGAGGAGGAGAGCAACAGGGAAGCGGGGGTGGTTACGGTGGTGGCTATGGTGATGCTAATGGCAATTCAGGATATGGAAATGAAGCCTGGAGGTCTGATCCATCACAAGCATCTGGTGGTTATGGTGGTACTCAATCACGGCAAGCACCGCAACCGTGA